Proteins encoded in a region of the Streptomyces sp. NBC_00310 genome:
- a CDS encoding solute symporter family protein, translated as MVTFSASVADAFGLRLTFVLFLSVVVITLFTALLTAPQRDEISEFYLGNRDMSPLRNGLAMCGDYLSAATLLGSTGLVALTGYDGLLYLGGTVVAWMMVLLLIAEPLRNAGKFTLGDALARRLPLQQRPVRLALSICTLSVCTLYLVAQLVGSIALMTQFVGEPGPTTRTMTVIIIGTIVTIYAAIGGMPGATFIQVVKAVMLVAGVTVVAVLVLNRFDWNIDELLASATAGSGLGSEYLQPGLRYGAGPISKIDFFSLQLAIVLGLAALPHVMTRLLAPRRTRVLRASVVWAVGLVGFVCLMAGVLGLGATAVVGRETISDIDHKGDAAVLLLANELGGEVLTAIVSALAFVTLLAVAAGLMLAAASSVAHDLYGEVIRKGRAKETQELGVARIAAVILGVLSMMFALLAWGTNTATLAFLAFAIAASAILPTIVYSLFWRGFTGRGALLSLYGGLVISVLLVLFSPVVSSTPGSVYPDADFAWFPLQNPGIVSIPAGFLLGWLGSRLGPRQEESVYEDFEVRALVGADQG; from the coding sequence ATGGTGACCTTCTCCGCGAGTGTGGCCGACGCGTTCGGCCTGCGGCTGACGTTCGTGCTGTTCCTGTCCGTCGTCGTGATCACCCTGTTCACCGCGTTGCTGACGGCACCCCAGCGGGACGAGATCAGCGAGTTCTACCTCGGCAACCGCGACATGTCGCCGCTGCGCAACGGCCTCGCCATGTGCGGTGACTACCTCTCGGCCGCGACGCTGCTCGGCAGCACCGGCCTCGTCGCCCTCACCGGATACGACGGTCTGCTCTACCTCGGCGGCACGGTCGTCGCCTGGATGATGGTGCTGCTGCTCATCGCCGAACCCCTGCGCAACGCGGGGAAGTTCACGCTCGGCGATGCCCTGGCCCGACGGCTCCCGCTGCAACAGCGGCCGGTCCGGCTGGCGCTCTCCATCTGCACACTCTCCGTGTGCACCCTCTATCTGGTGGCCCAACTGGTCGGCAGCATCGCGCTGATGACGCAGTTCGTCGGCGAACCCGGCCCGACCACCCGCACGATGACCGTGATCATCATCGGCACCATCGTGACCATCTACGCGGCCATCGGCGGCATGCCCGGCGCGACGTTCATCCAGGTGGTCAAGGCCGTGATGCTCGTCGCGGGTGTCACGGTGGTCGCCGTGCTGGTGTTGAACCGCTTCGACTGGAACATCGACGAACTGCTGGCGTCCGCGACCGCGGGCAGCGGACTGGGCAGCGAGTACCTGCAACCGGGTCTGCGCTACGGGGCGGGCCCCATCAGCAAGATCGACTTCTTCAGTCTGCAACTGGCCATCGTGCTCGGGCTGGCCGCGCTCCCCCACGTGATGACGCGGCTGCTCGCGCCGCGCCGGACCCGGGTGCTGCGGGCCTCGGTGGTGTGGGCCGTGGGCCTGGTCGGGTTCGTGTGTCTGATGGCCGGCGTGCTGGGTCTCGGCGCCACGGCCGTCGTGGGCCGGGAGACCATCTCGGACATCGACCACAAGGGCGACGCGGCCGTCCTGCTGCTCGCCAACGAACTCGGCGGCGAGGTCCTCACGGCGATCGTCTCGGCCCTGGCCTTCGTCACCCTGCTCGCCGTCGCCGCCGGTCTCATGCTCGCCGCGGCCTCGTCCGTCGCCCACGACCTCTACGGCGAGGTCATCCGCAAGGGCAGGGCCAAGGAGACGCAGGAGCTGGGCGTCGCCCGGATCGCCGCGGTGATCCTGGGCGTGCTCAGCATGATGTTCGCCCTCCTCGCCTGGGGCACCAACACCGCCACCCTGGCGTTCCTGGCCTTCGCGATCGCCGCGTCCGCGATCCTGCCGACCATCGTCTACAGCCTGTTCTGGCGGGGGTTCACAGGCCGAGGCGCCCTGCTCAGCCTCTACGGCGGACTGGTCATCTCGGTCCTGCTCGTGCTGTTCTCACCGGTCGTCTCCTCCACCCCCGGCTCGGTCTATCCGGACGCCGACTTCGCGTGGTTCCCTCTGCAGAACCCGGGCATCGTCTCGATCCCCGCGGGCTTCCTGCTGGGCTGGCTCGGCTCCCGTCTCGGTCCCCGGCAGGAGGAGAGCGTGTACGAGGACTTCGAGGTCCGGGCCCTGGTCGGGGCCGACCAAGGGTGA
- a CDS encoding serine hydrolase domain-containing protein yields the protein MSQSQVRGHCEGRFKAVRSAFEENFGERDELGAAVTVTLRGETVVDLWGGWADAARTRPWERDTVVNMWSTSKGPTALCAHILADRGLLDLDAPVAAYWPEFAAAGKERVLVRHLLSHRSGLAGPREPLSFEQLCDWELTVKRLAAQEPWWEPGTQSGYHAMTFGFLVGEVVRRVSGLLPGAFLAREVTGPLGIDFTIGLPDTEASRAAELVHPPAATTSEQAAVFAQLTPTALAALANPLVGAAEANTPEWRAAEVPAANGHGTARAVAALYGILALGGTWGGRRVLSPEAAERVREGQGACRDLVLGAGFGRDTEIGLGLWLSGPHGSYGPNPRAFGHDGYGGSSGLADPEADVSLGYVMNRMGPHIADDPRKMALVEALYSAL from the coding sequence ATGTCTCAGTCTCAGGTGCGGGGTCACTGCGAGGGTCGGTTCAAGGCCGTGCGGAGCGCCTTCGAGGAGAACTTCGGCGAGCGTGACGAGCTGGGCGCGGCGGTCACGGTGACGCTGCGCGGGGAGACCGTGGTGGACCTGTGGGGCGGCTGGGCCGACGCGGCGCGGACCCGCCCCTGGGAGCGGGACACCGTGGTCAACATGTGGTCGACGAGCAAGGGCCCGACCGCGCTGTGCGCGCACATCCTCGCCGACCGGGGGCTGCTCGACCTGGACGCCCCGGTGGCCGCGTACTGGCCGGAGTTCGCGGCGGCCGGCAAGGAGCGGGTCCTCGTACGGCATCTGCTGTCGCACCGGTCGGGGCTCGCCGGGCCGCGTGAGCCGCTCTCGTTCGAGCAGCTCTGCGACTGGGAGCTGACCGTCAAACGGCTCGCGGCGCAGGAGCCCTGGTGGGAGCCGGGCACGCAGTCGGGGTACCACGCGATGACGTTCGGTTTCCTCGTCGGCGAGGTGGTCCGGCGGGTGTCGGGGCTGCTGCCGGGCGCGTTCCTGGCGCGGGAGGTCACCGGGCCGCTCGGCATCGACTTCACGATCGGCCTGCCGGACACAGAGGCGTCGAGGGCGGCCGAACTGGTCCATCCGCCGGCCGCTACGACCAGTGAACAGGCCGCTGTCTTCGCCCAGTTGACGCCCACCGCGCTGGCCGCGCTCGCCAACCCGCTCGTCGGCGCCGCCGAGGCCAACACCCCCGAGTGGCGGGCCGCCGAGGTCCCGGCCGCCAACGGCCACGGCACCGCGCGGGCGGTCGCCGCGTTGTACGGGATCCTCGCGCTGGGCGGTACCTGGGGCGGGCGGCGGGTGCTGTCGCCGGAGGCGGCCGAGCGGGTCCGCGAGGGCCAGGGCGCCTGCCGTGACCTGGTGCTCGGCGCCGGGTTCGGCCGGGACACGGAGATCGGGCTCGGACTGTGGCTGAGCGGCCCGCACGGCTCGTACGGGCCGAACCCCAGGGCCTTCGGCCACGACGGCTACGGCGGATCCAGCGGCCTCGCCGACCCGGAGGCCGACGTCTCCCTCGGCTACGTCATGAACCGCATGGGCCCGCACATCGCCGACGACCCGCGCAAGATGGCGCTCGTCGAGGCCCTGTACA
- a CDS encoding acetylxylan esterase, whose protein sequence is MALFDLPLDELRGYRSASTEPEDFDAFWAKTLQEAREHDLDARFEPVETHLKTVQVYDVTYSGFGGHPVKGWLVLPAGATEPLPTVVEFIGYGGGRGLPHTYLLWASAGYAHFVMDTRGQGSAWGGGGDTPDPVAGAPAFPGFMTRGIDAPENYYYRRVYTDAVRAVEAARSHPLTDAARTAVVGSSQGGGISIAVGGLVPDLVAVAPDVPFLCDFPRSTTITDRDPYREIGKYLKTHRGRTEQVGRTLAYFDAVHFAARGRAAALFSAALEDQTCPPSTVFAAYNAWAEANKRIEVYDFNDHEGGGPFQEAVKLRWLASRL, encoded by the coding sequence ATGGCCCTGTTCGACCTGCCGTTGGACGAGCTCCGTGGTTATCGAAGCGCTTCGACGGAGCCCGAGGACTTCGACGCCTTCTGGGCGAAGACGCTCCAGGAGGCCCGCGAGCACGACCTCGACGCCAGGTTCGAGCCGGTCGAGACCCACCTGAAGACGGTCCAGGTGTACGACGTCACCTACTCCGGGTTCGGCGGACACCCGGTCAAGGGCTGGCTGGTCCTCCCGGCAGGCGCCACCGAACCGCTGCCCACCGTCGTGGAGTTCATCGGCTACGGCGGCGGACGCGGTCTGCCCCACACCTATCTGCTGTGGGCCTCGGCGGGCTACGCCCACTTCGTCATGGACACCCGTGGCCAGGGCAGCGCCTGGGGCGGAGGCGGCGACACCCCCGACCCGGTGGCCGGCGCCCCCGCCTTCCCCGGCTTCATGACCCGGGGCATCGACGCCCCCGAGAACTACTACTACCGCCGGGTCTACACCGACGCCGTACGCGCGGTGGAGGCCGCCCGCTCGCACCCGCTGACCGACGCCGCGCGCACGGCGGTCGTCGGCTCCAGCCAGGGCGGCGGCATCTCCATCGCGGTCGGCGGCCTCGTCCCCGACCTGGTCGCGGTCGCGCCCGACGTGCCGTTCCTGTGCGACTTCCCGCGCTCCACCACCATCACCGACCGCGACCCCTACCGCGAGATCGGCAAGTACCTCAAGACCCACCGCGGCCGCACCGAGCAGGTCGGGCGCACCCTCGCCTACTTCGACGCCGTGCACTTCGCCGCGCGCGGCCGGGCCGCCGCCCTGTTCTCGGCGGCTCTGGAAGACCAGACCTGCCCGCCGTCCACGGTCTTCGCCGCCTACAACGCCTGGGCCGAGGCCAACAAGCGCATCGAGGTCTACGACTTCAACGACCACGAGGGCGGCGGCCCCTTCCAGGAGGCGGTCAAGCTGCGCTGGCTGGCCTCGCGGCTCTGA
- a CDS encoding DUF485 domain-containing protein encodes MRQRRGCIVSNSTAPYDSSVPYPLTRTSRQPIHAHPEFRSISAAYRRFGVGATTLSVGGFLSYVLLSSFVPGVMNQRLFGHLTLGLTLGLAQFAVMGVTAFLYVRHMRRNIDPVVRRLRSQLEDRETEQRRVPAGRRFRAW; translated from the coding sequence ATGAGGCAGCGAAGAGGGTGCATTGTGTCCAACTCCACGGCACCGTACGACAGTTCCGTCCCGTATCCCCTCACACGGACAAGTCGACAGCCCATACACGCACACCCTGAATTTCGTTCAATAAGCGCCGCATATCGCAGATTCGGGGTAGGGGCGACCACGTTGTCCGTCGGTGGATTCCTGTCGTACGTCCTCCTGTCGAGTTTCGTACCAGGAGTAATGAACCAGCGATTGTTCGGACATCTGACGCTGGGGCTGACCCTCGGTCTGGCGCAGTTCGCCGTCATGGGTGTGACCGCGTTCCTGTACGTACGGCACATGCGCCGGAACATCGATCCGGTCGTCCGCCGGCTCCGGTCCCAGCTGGAGGACCGTGAGACCGAGCAGCGTCGGGTTCCGGCCGGACGGCGGTTCCGCGCATGGTGA
- a CDS encoding Rv1733c family protein, which translates to MRGQVFGWRWRSNSLRRRSDVVEAWTVLCVVLLLVLVAPAAGFAVGRWAHGDAQAHAVAERAALDRVSAVVAEKAPASVPSAHGDKQPTYWVRARWTEPDGGSRTGEARVPAGTERGDRADVWLDEEGRSVQPPPTDTAVWQHALAMGTCATGGVVGIVLLGHFVVRRVATRHRLAEWEQEWARTGPDWGHRWA; encoded by the coding sequence ATGCGAGGCCAGGTGTTCGGGTGGCGTTGGCGCTCCAATTCGCTGCGCCGACGCTCGGACGTCGTCGAGGCGTGGACGGTGCTGTGCGTCGTTCTGCTGCTCGTCCTCGTCGCCCCGGCCGCCGGGTTCGCGGTGGGCCGGTGGGCCCATGGGGACGCACAGGCGCACGCCGTGGCCGAGCGGGCCGCGCTCGACCGGGTCAGTGCCGTGGTCGCCGAGAAGGCCCCGGCCTCCGTGCCCTCGGCGCACGGCGACAAGCAGCCCACCTACTGGGTGCGGGCCCGCTGGACCGAGCCCGACGGCGGCTCCCGTACCGGTGAGGCCCGCGTGCCGGCGGGCACCGAGCGCGGCGACCGCGCCGACGTCTGGCTGGACGAGGAGGGCCGCAGCGTCCAGCCACCGCCGACCGACACGGCCGTCTGGCAGCACGCGCTGGCCATGGGGACCTGCGCCACCGGCGGAGTCGTCGGCATCGTGCTGCTCGGGCACTTCGTGGTCCGCAGGGTCGCCACCCGGCATCGACTGGCCGAATGGGAACAGGAGTGGGCGCGGACAGGACCCGACTGGGGACATCGCTGGGCATGA
- a CDS encoding sulfite oxidase-like oxidoreductase: MNVTRGFTGRPRVHLPGLPPGQYDAGDDWPVLSAEVTPDLAPADWTFRIDGLVAEPRSWDWDEAHGLPASVYEGDIHCVTSWSKFGVRFGGVSLDAFLDVVRPDASATHAVAYSHSGYTTNLPLADLTGGRAWIAWEYGGRPLPAEHGGPARLLVPHLYFWKSAKWIAGLRLLDHDEPGFWEQNGYHARGNPWEEQRYSGD, encoded by the coding sequence ATGAACGTCACCCGAGGCTTCACCGGACGCCCCCGCGTCCACCTTCCCGGACTGCCGCCCGGCCAGTACGACGCCGGCGACGACTGGCCCGTCCTGTCGGCCGAGGTCACCCCCGACCTCGCGCCCGCCGACTGGACGTTCCGGATCGACGGTCTGGTCGCCGAGCCGCGCTCGTGGGACTGGGACGAGGCGCACGGGCTGCCCGCGTCGGTGTACGAGGGCGACATCCACTGTGTGACGAGCTGGTCGAAGTTCGGGGTGCGGTTCGGGGGCGTATCGCTGGACGCGTTCCTGGACGTGGTCCGGCCCGACGCGTCCGCCACCCACGCGGTGGCGTACTCGCACAGCGGCTACACCACGAACCTCCCGCTCGCCGACCTCACCGGCGGGCGCGCCTGGATCGCCTGGGAGTACGGCGGCCGGCCACTGCCCGCCGAGCACGGCGGTCCGGCGCGGCTGCTGGTGCCGCATCTGTACTTCTGGAAGAGCGCCAAGTGGATCGCGGGCCTACGGCTCCTCGACCACGACGAGCCCGGCTTCTGGGAGCAGAACGGCTACCACGCGCGGGGCAACCCGTGGGAGGAGCAGCGGTACTCCGGTGACTGA
- a CDS encoding ferredoxin reductase translates to MPGRIAVSDRAAALWQTATLTEIRRETPAVATFRFAVPGWAGHLPGQHLMLRLTAGDGYTAQRHYSLASPPDDAGHIELTLDHVEGGEVSGWFHTEARPGDEVEVRGPLSGFFAWPGDRPALLIGAGSGVVPLMAMLRHHRSRGLDVPLRLLVSARGPEELIYAAEYGAETTAVFTRRAPEGVPVGRLSAAQVAPLLAERPPGGWEAYVCGSNAFAEHASRLLVTAGQPVDRIRIERFG, encoded by the coding sequence GTGCCCGGCCGTATCGCGGTGAGCGACCGGGCGGCGGCGCTCTGGCAGACGGCGACGCTGACGGAGATCCGGCGGGAGACACCGGCCGTGGCCACGTTCCGGTTCGCGGTGCCCGGGTGGGCGGGGCATCTGCCGGGGCAGCATCTGATGCTGCGGCTGACCGCCGGGGACGGCTACACGGCGCAGCGCCACTACTCGCTGGCGTCCCCGCCGGACGACGCCGGGCACATCGAGCTGACTCTGGACCATGTCGAGGGCGGCGAGGTCTCCGGGTGGTTCCACACCGAGGCCCGGCCCGGCGACGAGGTCGAGGTGCGCGGTCCGCTCAGCGGTTTCTTCGCCTGGCCCGGGGACCGGCCCGCGTTGCTGATCGGCGCCGGTTCCGGTGTCGTACCGCTGATGGCGATGCTCCGCCACCACCGGTCGCGCGGGCTCGACGTACCCCTGCGGTTGCTGGTGTCCGCGCGCGGGCCCGAGGAGCTGATCTACGCGGCGGAGTACGGCGCGGAGACCACGGCCGTGTTCACGCGGCGGGCGCCCGAGGGCGTGCCGGTGGGGCGGCTGTCGGCGGCGCAGGTGGCGCCGCTGCTGGCCGAGCGGCCGCCCGGTGGGTGGGAGGCCTATGTGTGCGGCTCCAACGCGTTCGCCGAGCACGCCTCACGGCTGCTGGTCACGGCCGGGCAGCCGGTGGACCGTATCCGCATCGAGCGGTTCGGCTGA
- a CDS encoding nuclear transport factor 2 family protein has protein sequence MDTAEAAQRFVEVWRWAWAAHDVDAILELYAKDCVHRSMPFREPHRGRDELAEYLRWSFADERVDDVRFSEPVIGQDGLAVAEFRVLSEVDEEPQTLAGCVFVRFDAAGLAVETRDYWHLVPVRTEPARPMFLPRAPRR, from the coding sequence ATGGACACGGCCGAGGCCGCACAGCGGTTCGTGGAGGTGTGGCGGTGGGCGTGGGCCGCCCATGACGTCGACGCGATCCTGGAGCTGTACGCGAAGGACTGCGTGCACCGCTCGATGCCCTTCCGGGAGCCGCACCGGGGCCGCGACGAACTCGCCGAGTACCTGCGCTGGTCGTTCGCCGACGAGCGGGTCGACGACGTGCGGTTCTCGGAGCCGGTGATCGGCCAGGACGGTCTGGCCGTCGCCGAGTTCCGGGTGCTGTCCGAGGTCGACGAGGAGCCGCAGACACTCGCGGGCTGTGTCTTCGTCCGGTTCGACGCGGCCGGACTGGCCGTGGAGACCCGGGACTACTGGCACCTGGTCCCGGTCCGCACGGAGCCCGCCCGGCCGATGTTCCTGCCTCGGGCCCCTCGCCGGTAG